One Paramisgurnus dabryanus chromosome 10, PD_genome_1.1, whole genome shotgun sequence genomic region harbors:
- the LOC135779889 gene encoding CD209 antigen-like protein C yields TAKLVVFTDGWIYYQSSLYFISSEKKNWTESRRYCRERGADLIIINNKEEQDFIKKNFGKDGLWIGLTDSAVEGRWKWVDGSTLNASFRFWGLGEPNGEREENCVWSSSSGWADYPCTDAFKWICEKEQ; encoded by the exons ACAGCTAAACTGGTTGTGTTTACAGATGGATGGATTTACTATCAATCCAGTTTGTACTTCATTTCATCTGAGAAGAAGAACTGGACTGAGAGCAGAAGATACTGTAGAGAGAGAGGAGCAGATCTGATCATCATTaacaacaaagaggaacaa GATTTTATTAAGAAGAATTTTGGTAAAGACGGACTCTGGATTGGTTTGACTGACAGTGCTGTAGAGGGCAGATGGAAATGGGTTGATGGCAGCACACTAAACGCTAG TTTCAGATTCTGGGGGTTGGGAGAACCCAATGGTGAAAGAGAAGAGAACTGTGTTTGGTCTTCTTCATCAGGGTGGGCTGATTACCCCTGTACTGATGCTTTTAAATGGATTTGTGAGAAAGAACAGTAG
- the LOC135779885 gene encoding C-type lectin domain family 4 member C-like isoform X2 yields MGEIIYDNVVSTESEGMNRERIEMMVDIYDCADSVREPDFKTETNTHQQHQRTVIVLCVLINTNNYQFNIKTKNLTEERDQLLTNNTNLTKERDDLIAKYKNITKLNEHLNQEKCKLWTQLYDGWIYYQSSLYFISSEQKTWTESRSYCRERGADLTIINNKEEQDFIKNNYGNDKLWIGLTDIDEEGRWKWVDNSTLISKFWGPGEPNGKTEDCVLSHKSGWADYPCTSPFKWICERAL; encoded by the exons atgggaGAGATTATTTATGATAATGTGGTCAGCACTGAGTCTGAGGGAATGAACAGAGAGAGAATAGAGATGATGGTGGACATCTATGATTGTGCAGATTCTGTAAGAGAACCCGACTTCAAGACAGAAACAAACACGCATCAACAACATCAGCGTACGG TCATAGTGCTGTGTGTCCTGATCAATACAAACAATTACCAGTttaacatcaagaccaaaaacctcacagaagagagagaccagctactaaccaacaATACCAACCTCACAAAAGAGAGAGATGATTTAATAGCCAAGTATAAAAATATTACTAAACTAAATGAGCATCTGAATCAGGAGAAATGTAAACTGTGGACACAACTTTATG ATGGATGGATTTACTATCAGTCCAGTTTGTACTTCATTTCATCTGAGCAGAAGACCTGGACTGAGAGCAGAAGTTACTGTAGAGAGAGAGGAGCAGATCTGACCATCATTaacaacaaagaggaacaa GATTTTATTAAGAATAATTATGGTAATGACAAACTCTGGATTGGTCTGACTGACATTGATGAGGAGGGCAGATGGAAATGGGTTGATAACAGCACACTGATCTCCAA ATTCTGGGGGCCTGGAGAACCCAATGGTAAAACAGAGGACTGTGTTTTGTCTCATAAATCAGGGTGGGCTGATTACCCCTGTACTTCTCCCTTTAAATGGATTTGTGAGAGAGCACTGTAG
- the LOC135779885 gene encoding C-type lectin domain family 17, member A-like isoform X1: MGEIIYDNVVSTESEGMNRERIEMMVDIYDCADSVREPDFKTETNTHQQHQRTVTVCLVLLCVLLLTAVIVLCVLINTNNYQFNIKTKNLTEERDQLLTNNTNLTKERDDLIAKYKNITKLNEHLNQEKCKLWTQLYDGWIYYQSSLYFISSEQKTWTESRSYCRERGADLTIINNKEEQDFIKNNYGNDKLWIGLTDIDEEGRWKWVDNSTLISKFWGPGEPNGKTEDCVLSHKSGWADYPCTSPFKWICERAL, from the exons atgggaGAGATTATTTATGATAATGTGGTCAGCACTGAGTCTGAGGGAATGAACAGAGAGAGAATAGAGATGATGGTGGACATCTATGATTGTGCAGATTCTGTAAGAGAACCCGACTTCAAGACAGAAACAAACACGCATCAACAACATCAGCGTACGG TTACAGTGTGTTTGGTGTTGCTTTGTGTTCTTCTACTGACTGCAGTCATAGTGCTGTGTGTCCTGATCAATACAAACAATTACCAGTttaacatcaagaccaaaaacctcacagaagagagagaccagctactaaccaacaATACCAACCTCACAAAAGAGAGAGATGATTTAATAGCCAAGTATAAAAATATTACTAAACTAAATGAGCATCTGAATCAGGAGAAATGTAAACTGTGGACACAACTTTATG ATGGATGGATTTACTATCAGTCCAGTTTGTACTTCATTTCATCTGAGCAGAAGACCTGGACTGAGAGCAGAAGTTACTGTAGAGAGAGAGGAGCAGATCTGACCATCATTaacaacaaagaggaacaa GATTTTATTAAGAATAATTATGGTAATGACAAACTCTGGATTGGTCTGACTGACATTGATGAGGAGGGCAGATGGAAATGGGTTGATAACAGCACACTGATCTCCAA ATTCTGGGGGCCTGGAGAACCCAATGGTAAAACAGAGGACTGTGTTTTGTCTCATAAATCAGGGTGGGCTGATTACCCCTGTACTTCTCCCTTTAAATGGATTTGTGAGAGAGCACTGTAG